The nucleotide sequence GTCTCTTCATCTTTGCAGCATTGAAGAGGATGAAGCCAATAAACGAAGAAAAGGAACATCAGCTCATGACCGGCTTGTCAAAATAAAACCACTCTACAATCAGATCATTACTGCATGCACGTCACTATACCAACCAGGGAGGGAAATCACAATCAACGAGAGGATGGTGGCAAGCAAAGCCAGAATTGGTTTCAGACAATATATGAAAGACAAGCCGACCAGGTTTGGCTACAAACTTTTTGTGCTTGCAGATTCCAGCACCGGTTATACTTGGAACTTTTTCATCTatcaaggaaaaacaacaaatccacaGGGTGAGGGCCTCACTTACACATCTGTAATGGACCTGATGAACTTCAACCTGCTGGGAGATGGCTATCATCTTTATGCTGACAACTTTTATTTAAGCTCTGCACTATTCAACAAGCTCTCTGCCCACAACACAGTGGCCTGCGGCACCATCAGACAAACAAGGATAGGATTCCCAACAACAACTGTGAATGACTTGCCAAAGAAAGCTGAGAGGAGAGACATGAGGTTGATGAGGAAAGACAACCTCCTCTTCGTGAAATGGAAAGACACCAAGGAGGTAACTGTGTGCAGCTCTTTCCACAAGGCTTTCACTGGGCACACCGCACAAAGGAGGGTGAAGGAGGCTGGACAGTGGCAAGTGAAGAACATCCCTATCCCTGATGCTGTGAGGGACTACAATATACACATGGGTGGAGTGGACCTTTCCGATGTCCTAATCCAGTATTACTCTGTCCATGGAAAGACAATGAAGTGgtacaaaacttttttttttttttttcaccatttcctGCACATCGCCATTGTGAACTCCTTCATCCTCCACAAGCAGCTGGTCATCGGCAGGGGCGAGACTCCCATAACTCAAAAAAGATTCAGGGAAGTCCTGATGAAGGAGCTGATGGAAGAAGGTGAAGCCATAGCTGCTTCTTCttccccccaacccacccccaGCACCATCTGCCTCCCAATATACTTTGGGGGAACAGCAACAGAGGATCGGAGAGTTTGCGTGTGGTGCAAATCCGaggggaggaagatgaagacACCGATGTGTTGCAGCAAGTGCAATGTGGCCCTCTGTCTCACCTCAGCGAGGAACTGCTTTCGTGAGTTCCACCTGAAACATTGTCCTCAGCTAAGTTACTGAGCTGTATTTCAGCATACACTAGCGCGCTCGTTGGGAtgtcacttattttttttttacatattgcACAGACTTTACTTTCGTCTGACATCCCAGCATATTTGACCATTTTTTGTTATTGCTCATTACTTGTTCActttgttcaattttttttattgtttgatttATACAGTTTATGCACATGTTCTGAGTGTTTACATATTGGTAGTACATTCATTAGTTATTATTTAGTTATTACATATTGGGAGTTATTTGTCAATGTTCTTTTCGtacattaaaaaatacacattttgtgtttttctaatACACATTgcatattttgtgtgttttttacatttctatttGACATATTACAGCATTTATtgctgaaataaatacatttcaagaAGAAACTATATGTTGCAGTTCAGTTATTTTATTGTATGCTGTGCACAATGGTAGAAACTGATAATATCATTGCTAAATGCCAAGACCAAAGGGTGCATTGTATACACACAGACTCCTATAAGGGAAATCACAAGTATTTTACTGTCAGATTCACTTCAGAGAGGTAAGAAACCTATTTGGCACTGTTTGGCACAATTTGGGTATCCAAGTGGCCAAATGGAGGGTTTGCCTGGTACTATCCCAACTAAACGCTTCATGAAATCTATGTGCTTTGTGCTATTCCCATGAAACTTGGTACAGTTGTAGTCAGGGAGTTGCTGAATGCAGACAGTGGCATCATTATGGCTGGCTTCTttgttatcatggtgtttttcaatgtgtagaattaaaaaaaaaattaggcaaGGGtaaaaatttaacttttttccTTAACTTTATCAAAATTTGCTCAGGAATGTTAAGATTTACAGTGTTCCTTACACTGTAATTATATTCTGTAAGGTCTCAGCTATAAATTGAGACTGAGATTATGCATATTGTCCTAATAATTGtggagatattgttgatttaataTGGATCGGTGTTCTTAGGCGAACCTTGCCTCAAAAAACCCTCGGGGGCAACAAGTTAAACACCAGCTGattaataaacaaaataacagcaaaacaaaatcccGTTGCAGGCCTGAACGACGCTGGAGCACGTGGGAGCCAAAGAAAATGTAGAGGCCCTTTATCAACTTGAGCAAAGAGAGAGGTTGCAGTACTCATAGTCTCTGAAGAGTCAATGTCAGTGTCCTTGTTTTCACCTCCAGACAGCTTGGAGTGGAGATTTTGGTTGAAGAAGCAGAAatgagatgaggaggagagatgtTCACAATGGGAATCAAGCCAACTCCCTCGCCCAGAGGAGCGACCAGGCTTTCCGGTCACCTGGAGCGCTATCTGGGTTCCACGTGTGCTCTCTGTAGTTAGCTGTAGCCGTTAGCATAGCCTGCTAACTCAGCACTGTAGTCCTCTCTGGACGTCTGTTCCAAAGTTTTCTAAACTGCTACAGTCTTTTCACGGTTGCAGCTAGAGTGTGGTCACTTTTCAGCCCAATATCTTTGGGCTGAAGCCGTGTTTTTCACCGTAACTCCTCCATGAGTGCAGCTGCGGCCTCCTCTCACACCACCTTGATCCCGCcccccagccaatcagaaaaccTCACAACTGACTTGACAGCTTCACAACCAATCATAACTCTTTAACCACGCAGTGCTAGTTGAACTTCAAAATAGGTCTTTTGCACtgtacacataaaaaaaaatacaataaaagaaatACCTCTCCATGGCaactacaaaataaaaatgatgaatttccattaatgagaaaaaaacacagaaacttcTGATGAATATATTTTTTGATAAAAGTCTTCCATTATTTTTAATAGCTTCCTACTTTCATAATGGGTTTggctgtttgtctttcagtgaGAATgagtaaaggcctcagtatacttccccgtcgccgctacgtcgttcctacgacgtagacgtcgtagccctacgacgggctacgtcgggctacgtcggggcttgacgtgcgcctcccgaaaattgtgacttcgcgtcgtttcgacgcgtggtgacgtgaacgtcgagggctgtgattggtccgctttcgcgttgtttatagaataaagtagaactcacccggaaaaCTGTTCTGgcccgaacagtgcttcgggagaaatatagatccaaaattgagcagtgcacatccctatactgttagtgttagcactgttagcagacggggctatgtgtatagccgctcctcaaacggctttaatcgtccaaaagctcattagtttcaccaatatttcatcacggtccgctcagcctctcctccacgacagctcggtgtcgccagatatgtcatatatgcagatatatgttcggtaaatgcacgcgtgtctagatacgtacgtctagaaatctatttctatagatctatgtctaggtaaagccggagctacggaagccgcattgttgttgtgactgccagcggcttggcagaggagggcgttcccttgacgcaggagcaagatatgttcagtagcggtgtagggttgtcggcgtaggaacgccgtggcggcgacgggggagcatactgaggccttgacTTGTCTACCGGCTGCTGGATGGGCCAACAGCCGACCAGGTTTATCTCCCATTTCAAAGAGCCTGTGTGGAGCATAGAAAATACTTGCCTCAGTTTCTGAGTTTAAGGCTGAACGTGTAGCTTCTGTCTTTTTATACAATCTGGCGTAAAACCAGTCTGAAGTTGAGCTTCCAATTTATTCCACTCTTTTTCAAGGTGTAATTGTTGTTTGGCCGCTTCATATTTCCTGGCTGTGCTGTAAGAAATTATGGCTAAACGCAAAAAAGCCTTTCAGGCCTCCCAAGGAGTTGATGGGTTTGTATCTTCATTATCATTTCTTGGCATAAAAAGTTCAATCTCGTTTTTAATAAAAGTAACACAAAATGGATTGTTTAGAAGTGACGATTGAGCCGCTAATTGTGTGACTTTTGTAGTGGCTGAGGTGGGAGCACCAACATGGAAACATCTGCATGATCACGTAAAAAACGTGAGCAGATACAACATTCTTTAACTCCATCCAAAATATGCCTCGACGCAAAAAAATGATCAGTATGGGAGAAACTGTGAtgtggatttgaaaaaaatatgtaatgtTTTTCAAGAGGATGGGCAATTTGCCATACATCAAACGGCTGTAGCTCACAGCATAGTTTTTTAGTTGCGTCTCTCATTCTAAACGTTGTATTTTTAGCTGGAGGATTCTGATCCAAATCCGAATCCACAGTACAATTGAAATCACCAGCATAAAGTTATGTATGCAGTTGTAACGCTGTTCTGCTTTACTGCTATGAACAGTGCCCCAGTTCATGTACTTGCACTCTAAAATCCTAGGCTAGGCCAGACTAAaccacagtaacacaactaAATAGCCTAGTGACTGCAGAGTGCGTGATAAGCTactttaaaggagtcatattatgctatttttcagtcacgtcatataggtcacggacgcccaaaaacatagtatataagtttgtttgccccaaattcgtcctatgttcggagtttgagtgGTCTAAAAactggctctgaggagccttcttcagaacagcctgtttttgacagcctattttccatgatgaacttgaacgcatctggccacgcccacctcgtaaattcactgtcattaagaaagcaccttacaggaagttacatcggaagtttcaaaataaaacacaatgcatgacctcacggacgtaaactttttcctatgTGTTGTTATTACGCTGCCTCGGGAGGcacgagaatcagctgaacagggtcccagacagtagcaaaTGCGGAAATTATCGTTTTTATATAAAATGAACCAtacaaaaggaactattggataaagaaaagcactcatttgagatcaaaacataaaccatgtactcatccttggTGGTagtataaattacagatcaatgtggctggatgAGCAGAGCAACCTTGCAGAagtgaaatgaggtgtgttttttttattttctgtttatatcatgtgttgttcgtgtgacatcgagagcagagagcctctcacaggagcagccctcttcatccggacggcgctgccggtgtgtggtGACTTTGCACCCcgcgcgcagtgcgcctccgctgggctccgcaGCTCAACAGCCTCCCGGCAAGGAGAGGAGCGGCCGCGCGCGGGCCGTGCGTCTCtgccggcttcgggaccagcttccgtggagaagctccgggccgtttacccaatcggccccaactcgaaGTCAGACCCCcaggcgccgtcacagccgcggccgactcaaagtgcctctctgctgctatgttcccatccgagctaactgtggctaagttagcaaaaactgtcagctcgtcagctgacccacctgaagacggcggatgagctgactttatgaaaacactggcgatggaggaaaaaaaatacagccgaaatgggCGACCTATCCGGGGGCCGGCCGAAGGCTGTGGAAGGATGTGTTCATTTCAAATAGCCAGTATTTAACAAACTGGTCAGCAAATGAACCAAGGGCTACCACAACACAAAATAGCAGTAGCTATGTATGAAACTGCAAATATCAATGCTTCAAATATCAAACACACTATTGAAGAAAATGACACAGCTGAAAACGCTCAAAAGTGAACAGGAAATAATTCACATCATCagtggagccacaaaacacagagagctCTCAAAAAAAACCTAAGCTGGCATATTTAATGACTTAATTCGTCCCTACTCGGTACCGAGTGATACTGCAATCTCCGACCGTTGCAGGCCTGTATTTATCCTGGAGCGCCACCTAATGGATTGCTTCAAAATGGTGGCCGCCGCTAACCACACCGGGAACGGAGCACGTACTCACCTCTATACCAGCGTCACCGTCTGTCATGGCGGGCGGACGAAGAAGGTGGCGTGTAAACGatcgggggggtggggtggggtggggtgggggggggtgggggggggtggggggggcaaaACGGCTCTTGAAGAAGTCCCACGATGTCCTCAGTGagtgaaacaaatcaaaaaaacatCCATCGACGTCCTCAGCGAGTGAAAGCAATCAATATATATCCAGGCCGCAGTGGCGCCAGAGGAAACGTTGGCTCGTGGGAACACGGCACCCACCGAACAGTTCACAAAAGTAGAGATCCCACAAAAGTTCTCCTGAACAAGCTGCTCCGAAACGCAGGACGATCCACAAGTTTTAGAAGTAAACAAAAGTTTAGCAAAATAACACACCGTTAGTTTAGCAGGTTCCAAAACGCGACATCCACGGGCAGCACCGTTCTCCCCGGAGCGGACTGTCACCCAAAAGTAACCAGACTGCGACACTCTGTTGCCACGCCCAAGTCCCGCCCCCAACCGGCAACAATCAATCACAATCATTTCACATCCGCATTGCACCAAATGACAGCGAATAGGAAGCGGGGAGGAAATGACCCATTTACTTGCACTGGTAAATTATGAGTAAAACTTAATACACTATGTAAAGCctatttcaaataaataaataaataaataaataaatgttacacTATGTGTgaacataaaataaaagatGCTAATGTAGTAATACATCTGTGGATAAGTGAACAGTATTACAATGCATTGTGTTTCGTATTTCTGAGAGGTTTATTAGAAATTATGTGTGCACTCATGCACTTATAACCCAGGGGGTTACACAGTCATAATAAAAGAGCTGTCAGACAAGAGTTTGGAATAAAAATCCTTCGATATTTGGGGCATAAACACAAGCGATTGAAATATTTTCACCGTATAAATAACCCTTGATAATAACATATCTGCCCTGATCATCTGAAATGCTGTTGTACGGTAAATGGagtatttttttaagaattaaaaTTACCAAACCTCTTTTGCTACatgaaaaagatgaaagatAGATAAACTTGCCCAACCCATTCTCTTTGGAGCTTTTTGTGTTCCTCATCAGTAAGGTGGGTTTCTTGTAAAAGTGCTATATCAAGCTATGAAGTgtaattaaatgcattttacagtgtaattatatgCATGTTACAGtataattacatgtgtttcaaagtgtaattacatgcattgtgtaattacatgcgttttaaattgtaattacatgcattttgaagtgtaattacatgtgttgtGTAATTACACGAGTCTTAAAGTGCAATTAACTATTAACTATCTCGTTATTACGAGATACAGCTCAGAAATTTATTTCTTCACTGTGGCAGTTCTGCACCTGCAGGCAAAAGTGACTTTGGAGCTGTGTGCGCCTGAGCAAGACTGAGCACAAGACTGACAAAATATGCTTTCAATCACCAACTGCTgaggactcactttaaaagaaaggcgCACGGCAGTTCTTCTTCTGGATAAGCTTTGAAATGACTTTCATTCGTTCAAGCGACTTTCATTCGTTTATCTTGATTTCCGACTGTTGGCTTTAGCAGCATCGAACTGTCACGTCTCTCTCAATCTGTCAATCACTaatcaggacccgcctacatcagtggcagccaatcagctctcagtttggaaatgaagctgcagtctgagccctGAGACAATCTTAAAGAATTCATATCATAGTTTGCCTGCAGTCATTTCTGTTGACtcctggtggcgctgtgctccacctgcccctaatgaccagtcaccactgcttcacagaagtgcttgagatgatgactacaattgattttacttttggtatggctaccttaaaggtgcattaaggagttttacaaccttaaaaatacttattttccaccataaatatgttacacatatttgatgatgtgtacaatgtgccctgatatattcattacaagtacctctaacagcgctaaattgtcacttcaaagttgcagtgccggtccggcaccagcatttttttggggagaatttgaaaggaatgacgtaatgctcgctccggctggttaggtttcgttatgtccgccattactccgccagatgcttagtgagcaacaactgagcaggagcttccagaaagtaagaaaagaccagcttctagcactgccacagctccagcacagactccaccaggtaaaagaaacttaaatcttacttgagcgcttctaaacgagcgaagacggagtccccctcttccgtgcacgcgagccgcaGGGAcgtgtttttcactaagctgcattacgcccaaggcctgcagggggcgctgtttcgcataaaacgtgcaaactccttaaggcacctttaagatGCTCAGAATTATTTCATATTGTGGGCAATTGTCACGTGTTGAATAAAAACCTGTGGCCTGACACTTTTATATGAattacaaacccaacaatgttgaacttcatgttgaaatcagctagTAAATCAACTGTACCATCGACACAAtaacaaacattactgaacatccgAGGTGTGTCAGACAGATAACCATCAATCTCAGGTGTGTTTTCCAttcttttatttgtccaggagcaaaactcaacagaaataaacaaagagCAGCGAGAAAAGGTGACTGAGAATCCAGCACCCCACCCTCGGCTCCCGAAGCAGCATGCAGGCAGGGGAGAGCAGGaggtctgcttcctcttctgcaaAGGATGCCTCCTCTTGGTTAATAAACCAATTTATTGTGTAGGCTCCAATGGTTCCAAATTTAACAGAACTGTGCTGTTTAAATATATTAATTTATGAATTTGGAATTGAACGTAGTCCTTGGACTGAGGAGGCACCTTCTGCAGAAGAGGAACGAGAGCAAGGAGGAACATCTCGTCCTCTGAGAGCGGCATGGGCGGTGGAGCAGGAGGCGCCTCGGCTCTGGACCTCAgggtctccagcagctccttttTCCACTCTGAAGGCCCAGAGACGTGGCGCCTCTTCCCGGATCTCTTCCTCTGACcttcaaagaaaaagtcaaatgaaaattctgagagcaaaaacatgtttcactgaaaagttcatacacaaacaaaacttgaCGATTATTAACAATTAACTTTTGaacaaaatattaaactaaCATTATCTGTAAAATCAATCTTTACttttaaatattgtaaatatgGAGCCAAATATATTCATGGAAGGTTTGGAGAAATGTATGTAAATTACACACCCTAAATTAAAAAACTAAGTacatttttcaagtgaaaactttacacacctggtggtggagcagcagaggaagggccAGCCGGCGTCCAtgtctctgcagcagaggagccagctgtggaagcagcagcaggggctgGGCCAGGCAGACCCAGGGAGGACTCTGGCTGTGGTGTGTCCTCCAGCTGGGTCAACAGCTCACCTGGTTTCAAAGGGTATaataaaagatataaaaaataAGACCTCATAAGTGCAAGCATTTGTATTATCAGATTGTTTTTACTGCTATTAGAGCTGCTGCAACTACACTGATGACCACTACAGCAAATGACATGAAGATTTAattacatgaaaacaataaaagtaaaataaatactctAGTATTGACAGTAATGAGTCACACAatccttgttttattttgttagcCTTGTACAACATATTTTCATAGCTTCATTTGAGAGACCTCATGCACCTGAAAGCCCTGCTGCTTCTTCGCCTGGCTCCTCTGGGCGCCCTGCGTCCTGATCCTCCTGGGCCCTCCGTGGGCTCGTATTCCCACTAGTTTGGCGTGGCGCCACGGAGGGCTCCAGAAAGGACAGGACGGCAAGGTACCGCCACTTGGCACCggtcactgctgctccaccactcttgtccctcctttctctctccttcctgctctcccTGATGTCGGTGTCCCTGAGGCTCTTCCACCGCACTCTGCAAACCTCCTTGAATGAACATACGACTGGTCAGCAATCAAAAGCAAGTAGTGCATGGATGTATAGTGCTACCACCATCTTTTGCTAGGTAAAAAAGCGGGTGATCTAAAATAATAGAAGTTGGGTTTTTCTTGTTACTCACCAGAGACGCCCACCTCCTCAGGCCGGCAGGACGGCCCGGTCCAGCGTGAGGTCCCGGTTCTGCGTGATCCACTGCAGCGCACCGAGGATGCAGGGAAACACCAGCGTGTCGGCCCTCTTCTCCGGGAGCTGGGGCAGGATGAGCAGCTGCCCCTTGTCCCCGTGCTCCTCGCCGCCCTGGTGGAGCCACCTCCAAAAACGAACTTCTTCCTCATCAATGCGTTCTAACCTGTGAGACCATTCCACTGATGTCCCCGGTGTTGAAGGGAAGGAGGATGGTGTTGGACTCCTTGGCGAGGTTCGAAAATGCAGACATGTGCTGCTCAGCCACAATTAGGGAAGCGGCGGCATTTTCATtctgacaaaacaacaaaaacgcAGCCGATCAGCCGATGTTTCGGCGAGTTCTCCCAATGCGTTCCTCCCCACGGCCACAACACGTCCTGGATCCTGGACcggacagacaccgtgacacaCACGGGCTGCCAGggcaaaaatgaaatgtcatcTTGGGAGACCAATAAAGGCATAATTCATTCGTTTACAcatacagcaacacacacacagttatacacacacacgaagttacgtaaaaacacacacacacacacacacacacacacacacacacgctcagtctcgtatttctatcctcgtggggaccgtccattgactcccattcatgtctagcccctaaccctgacccttaccctaaccctaacccacaccacaacaaagcctaaccctaaagaaatgtttttgcacttttacttttttcagtaacaacaacatggtcaagaaaacactgtttctcctacttaggaccggaaaaaggtccccacaaggcacgtcgttccacgttttgctatccttgtggggacatttggccccaacaaggatagaaatacgagaacacacacacacacacacacacacacacacacacacacggtgacagAAAGACCCGTGAGCTGTGGGTATGttgtcattttagtgccaaaatcaTAATATCATAATCATAATCGtgcacagttaaaccactctctgtgcgctcgcgatgcctctctGTGCGCGCGTGGTCTCTTTCTGCGTGCGCGACATCACTTTATGCGCGCGCACGATGTCTTTCTGCACACGCGGTGACATGTCTGTGCTGTCTGCTCGCACGGTGGTGTTGCCTTTtggcgggctttgagttgatgCCACTCAACTCcttctcctttgtgattggttgctctaaacgtctactgtcttccggtcagagccaatcagagattAAGTAGGGCGGGTAGTCATCGTTTGGcggcagaattggaaaattgaggagtaaaattcacataacataacctccatacagtgatttgattactgtggaggagacctggctgtttcctgggaggagaaagaatgaataaaaatgttttcatggagccatcaaggctatctgtctcaaatgtatatgtaaattaccgtattggcccgaatataagactttgttttttttccagaaatgggCTATATGCAAA is from Salarias fasciatus chromosome 7 unlocalized genomic scaffold, fSalaFa1.1 super_scaffold_4, whole genome shotgun sequence and encodes:
- the LOC115383117 gene encoding piggyBac transposable element-derived protein 4-like isoform X2, whose translation is MKPVTQMRPLVEPIPKVQQPPGIQLKHLLQVMKSLFQLEAKPPEAHPPRGLTRLSRGASVTGQTSRSPSPIPGTSKQAKRTRQGGRGAASKRSKQAATRSSDSLEMWHTAEEPDVEPTSPKFQPKHPVGPRINTTTSWSPLSLFKLFFSSSVLHTIMNNTNANAEKRNAAGIKFRWSPLSAQEMCVFLAIIIFSGLVQVHARSDMWCKEWPYNFGFPGSSMTRDRFEAIFWSLHLCSIEEDEANKRRKGTSAHDRLVKIKPLYNQIITACTSLYQPGREITINERMVASKARIGFRQYMKDKPTRFGYKLFVLADSSTGYTWNFFIYQGKTTNPQGEGLTYTSVMDLMNFNLLGDGYHLYADNFYLSSALFNKLSAHNTVACGTIRQTRIGFPTTTVNDLPKKAERRDMRLMRKDNLLFVKWKDTKEVTVCSSFHKAFTGHTAQRRVKEAGQWQVKNIPIPDAVRDYNIHMGGVDLSDVLIQYYSVHGKTMKWYKTFFFFFHHFLHIAIVNSFILHKQLVIGRGETPITQKRFREVLMKELMEEGEAIAASSSPQPTPSTICLPIYFGGTATEDRRVCVWCKSEGRKMKTPMCCSKCNVALCLTSARNCFREFHLKHCPQLSY
- the LOC115383117 gene encoding piggyBac transposable element-derived protein 4-like isoform X1, which encodes MWRFQHPRTAATPLQIMTQRRRKTFGPTLTLFMIMKPVTQMRPLVEPIPKVQQPPGIQLKHLLQVMKSLFQLEAKPPEAHPPRGLTRLSRGASVTGQTSRSPSPIPGTSKQAKRTRQGGRGAASKRSKQAATRSSDSLEMWHTAEEPDVEPTSPKFQPKHPVGPRINTTTSWSPLSLFKLFFSSSVLHTIMNNTNANAEKRNAAGIKFRWSPLSAQEMCVFLAIIIFSGLVQVHARSDMWCKEWPYNFGFPGSSMTRDRFEAIFWSLHLCSIEEDEANKRRKGTSAHDRLVKIKPLYNQIITACTSLYQPGREITINERMVASKARIGFRQYMKDKPTRFGYKLFVLADSSTGYTWNFFIYQGKTTNPQGEGLTYTSVMDLMNFNLLGDGYHLYADNFYLSSALFNKLSAHNTVACGTIRQTRIGFPTTTVNDLPKKAERRDMRLMRKDNLLFVKWKDTKEVTVCSSFHKAFTGHTAQRRVKEAGQWQVKNIPIPDAVRDYNIHMGGVDLSDVLIQYYSVHGKTMKWYKTFFFFFHHFLHIAIVNSFILHKQLVIGRGETPITQKRFREVLMKELMEEGEAIAASSSPQPTPSTICLPIYFGGTATEDRRVCVWCKSEGRKMKTPMCCSKCNVALCLTSARNCFREFHLKHCPQLSY